The Armatimonadota bacterium nucleotide sequence GCGTCTGCAGGCCGTGGTGGAGCGCGAGATGGCCGCGGTGACGGTGGCCTCCCTGGCCGCGGGATCCTCCCGGGCGCGGGGAGGCGGCGAGGCGCGATCCAGATCGGTCCTCAAGGAGATGTCGACGGGCGGGCAGCAGCCCGAATCCCATCGGTGGAGGTGAGACGCGTGAGGGGACGGTGGATGGGCCTGATGGCACTCGTGGTTCTGGCCGCGGTGGGCGCGGCGGCCTGCGGAGGCCGGCAGGCGGCTCCCCCGGAGCAGCCCCAGGCGCAGCCCGCGGCCCCCGAGGAGGGCACGGTGATGGTGACCACGCGGGAGTTCGGCTTCACCCTGTCGGCCACCGAGGTCCCTGCCGGCCGGGTGAAGTTCGTGGTCCGCAACGAGGGCACGGTGGAGCACGACTTCGTGATCGTGGAGCTCGACAAGCGCACGTCCCAGATCCGCCCCGGCCAGACCGAGGAACTGGTGGTGGACCTGCGGCCGGGAACCTACACCCTGGTGTGCGAGGTGCCGGGCCACAAGGAGGCCGGCATGACAGCCAAACTGGTGGTCCGCTGAGGCGGCTGCCGCAAACAAGGGGGGAGAACATGAGACGCCATCGCTGGCTGATCCCGGGGATCCTGGGCCTGGCTGTCGCCCTGGTGGCGGCCGTCGCCGGCCGCTGGGGTGCGTCCGCGGGTCCCGGACAGCCCACCCTGCAGGAGGTGATCCGCGCCCGGGGCCTGACACCCGACCAGGTCCTGGCGGCGGTGCAGACCTATGTGCCGCCGGGCAAATATGACGAGTACCTGATGTTTTCGTCGGGCGGCCAGTCAGGCCAGGTCCTGGTGTACGGGCTGCCCTCCATGCGGTTGCTGCGGGTCATCGGCGTGTTCGCCCCGGAGCCCTGGCAGGGATACGGGTTCAGCAAGGAGAGCCGGGAGATCCTCGCCGGCGGGGAGGGAAAGGGGGAATCCCTGGCGTGGGGAGACACTCACCACCCGGCCCTCAGTGAGACCAAGGGCGAATACGACGGCCAGTACCTGTTCATCAACGACAAGGCCAACGCGCGCATCGCGGTCATCGACCTGCGGGACTTCTCCACCAAGCAGATCGTCCGCAACCCCAATGCCTACAGCAACCACGGGGCGGTGGTGAGCCCCGACACCGACTACGTGCTGGAGGCCACGCAGTACGCGGCGCCGTTCCCGCCAGGATACCGGGCGCTGTCCCAGGAGGCCTACAACCAGCACTACCGGGGTCTGGTGACCTTCTGGCGCTTTGACCGCGCCCGGGGCCGCATCGACCCCGCCCGCTCTTTCCAGATCGAGGTGCCCCCCTACTGGCAGGACCTGGCGGACTTCGGCCGCCTGGAGAGCGATGGGTGGGCATTCATCAACTCGTTCAACACCGAGCGGGCCATCGGGGGGACCCTGGACAAGCAGCCGCCCATGGAGATCGGCGCCTCGGCGCGGGACGTGGACTACCTGCACATCATCAACTACCGGCGGGCCGCCGAGCTGGTGGCCCAGGGCCGGGCCCGGACCGTGAACGGCATCAAGGTCCTGTCCTTGCGGGACGCCGTGGAGGGAGGCGTCCTGTACTTTGCGCCCGAGCCCAAGAGCCCCCACGGGGTGGACGTGGCGCCCCGGGGAGACTACATCGTGGTGGGCGGCAAGCTGGACCCCAACGTCACCGTGTACTCGTTCCGGAAGATCCAGCAGGCCGTCCGGGACCGGGCGTTCTCGGGTCGCGACCCCTACGGAGTGCCCATCCTGGCCTTCGACCGGGTGGTGGCGGCCCAGGTGAAGGTGGGCCTGGGGCCGCTGCACACCCAGTTTGACGACCGGGGCAACGCCTACACCAGCCTGTTCCTGGACAGCGCCGTGGCCAAGTGGACCCTGGGCGAGCCCTACCACCGGGGCGGGGACGCCTGGAAGCTGGTGGACACGCTGCCGGTGCAGTACAACATCGGCCACCTGGCCACGGTCATGGGGGACACGGCCAGGCCGGGCGGCAAGTACCTGGTGGCCCTCAACAAGTGGTCGGTGGACCAGTACCGCAACGTCGGGCCGCTGTTCCCCCAGAACCTGCAGCTGATCGACATCAGCGGCGAGAAGATGCGCCTGCTGAGCAACACCCCCGTCGGCCTGGCGGAACCCCACCTGGCGCAGATCATCCCGCTGGAGCGGGTCACGTCGTGGGCGGTCTACCCGCAGGTGGGCATCAACCCGCTCACCATGCAGCCCGACCCGCAGGCCGTGACCGCCGGCAAGGAACGGATCGAGCGGCGGGGGCGGACGGTGGAGGTCTGGATGACCGCCATGCGCAGCCACTTCACCCCGGACCGGATCCGGGCGAAGAAGGGCGACACGGTGATCATCCACATCACCAACATTGAGCGGGCCAAGGACGCCATCCACGGGTTTGCCATCGACCGCCACAACATCAACCTGAGCCTGGAGCCGGGCAAGACCGAGACCGTGATCTTCACGGCCGACCGGGCCGGCGTCTTCCCGTTCTACTGCACCGAGTTCTGCTCGGCGCTGCACCTGGAGATGGCCGGCTACCTGGAGGTCGAGCCCTGAGTGAACGCGCGGGGGCGGGCCTCCCCGCCCCCGCGCCCCAAGGAGGACGGAAGCGATGGCCCTGGCGGCGATGCGGGAGTCCCTGGCGCGGGCCCGGGCGCGCTCCGACGGGCGGTGGGTGCGCTCCCTGGCGGCGGCGGCGCTGCTGGGCCTGTCGCTGCTGATGCCCTACTGGCGCGTCACATTGTACGCCCCCCAGTATCCCGGCGGCCTGCGGGCCGACATCTACCTCACCCGGGTGGGAGGCGACGCCCGGGAGATTGACATCCTCAACCACTACATCGGCATGAAGAGCCTGAGCCTGGCGGCGCCGCTGGAGCGGCGCCTGGCGGTGCCGCTGGTCCTCGGTGGTGTGCTGGCCGTGGGCTCCGCGCCGCTGTTCGGCCGCCTGGGGCTGCTCCTGCAGGCGCCGGCCGTCGTCTTTCCCGTCGGGGTGGTGGCGGACCTCGCGTACTGGCTGTGGCGGTTCGGCCACTCGCTGGATCCTTCCGCCCCCATCCGGGTGGAGCCCTTCATGCCGCCGGTGATCGGCCGGGGCACCGTCATGCAGTTCACCACGGTGGCCGCGCCCCGCTGGGGGTTCCTGCTGGCGGTGGCCACGGCGGCGCTGGCCCTGTACAACGTCGTGACGGGGTGGCGCCGGTGACAGGTCCCCTGCTCGCCGCCTTCGTCGCGGCGATCCTGGCGGCCGCCGGGATGGCACCGCCCACCGCGGGGATGCCTCCGGGCGATGCCCTGCAGACCCTGATCGACCGGGCGCCGGCGGGGGCCGAGGTTCTGGTGCGGGGCGTGCAGTCCGGGGGCGTGGTGATCCGCAAGCCTCTGCGCCTGGTGGGAGCACCCGGCGCCGCCATCGACGCCGGGGGACGGGGCACCGTGGTGCGGGTGGAGTCCCCGGGCGTTGTGGTGCGGGGGCTGATCCTGCGGGGAAGCGGCAGCGACCTCAACACCGAGGACGCGGGGGTCTTCGTGGGCGCGGCCGGGGTGCTGATCGAGGACGTGACCCTGGAGGACGTGCTCTTCGGCCTCAACCTCAAGCAGGCCCATGGCGCGGTGGTCCGGCGGGTGCGCATGCGGGGGAAGGCGCTGCCCCTCAGCCGGCGGGGAGACGCCGTCCGCCTGTGGTACAGTGACCGGGTGGTCCTCACCGGCCTGGAGGTGGAGGCGCTGCGGGACGTGCTGGTCTGGTTCTCCCGCGGCTCGGTCCTGCACGGGGCGCGGGTACGGGGCTCCCGGTACGGCGTGCACCTGATGTACGCGGATGAGATGCGGGTGCTGGACAGCGTCTTCGAGGACAATGCGGTGGGCGCCTACGTGATGTACAGCACCGGGGTGCGGCTGGAGGGCAACCGGTTTCTCCGCCACCGGGGACCCACCGGGGTGGGGGTCGCCCTCAAGGAGTCCGACGACGTGGTGGTGGAGGGGAACCTGCTGGCGGACAACCACGTGGGGCTGTATGTGGACGGGACGCCGCGGCGGGATGATGGCATTGCCATGGTGGCCGGCAACGTCATCGCCGGCAACCGGACCGGGATCGTCCTGCTCAGCAACGCCTCGGGCATCGCGTTCACCGGCAATACCATCGCCGGCAACACCGAGCAGGTGCGGGTGGATGGAGGGCGCAGCCCTGCCCGCTGGGCGTGGGAGGGGCGGGGCAACTACTGGAGCGACTACGCGGGGTGGGACCTGTCCAAAGACGGGGTCGGCGACGTACCTCACGCGGTCCGCCGGTGGTTTGAAGGGCTGGCCGACCGCGCCCCCGACACCCGGATCCTCTGGGGATCGGTGGCGGTGGACGCCCTGGATACCGCCGCCCGGCTGTTGCCCCTGTTTGCCCCGGAGGTCCTTGTGGAAGATCCCTTCCCCCTGGTGCGCCCGGCGGTCCCGGACGCGTTCCGGGAGGCGCAAGGATCCGTGCTGTTCGCGGCCGTCGCCGCCGCGCTGACGGCCGCCGGCGTGGTCATGGCCGCCGGGGCGCTGCGTCCCGCGCGGAGGGAGATCCCGTGATCGAGGTCTGCGACCTGCGTGTGAGGTTCGGCCCCCGGGAGGTCCTGCGGGGCGTGGATCTGGTGGTGCCCGCTGGACAGCGGGTGGCCGTCGTGGGGCCCAACGGCGCGGGCAAGACCACACTGCTGCGCGCCCTGCTGGGCCTGGTGCCGGCAGAGGGAACGGCCCGGATCGGCGGGCGGGACGTCCGGTCCGACGGTCCTGCGGCGCGGGCTCTGGTCGGCTACGTCCCTCAAATTCCCGCTTTTCCGGCGACGCTGACTATCGCCGAGGTCGTCCAGATGTGCGCGGAGCTGCGCGGGGTCGACGTCGATCCCCGCGCGGTGCTGGAGACGGCGGATCTGGCCGCCCACGCCTCGCGGCCCGTGCGGGCCCTGTCGGGCGGCATGGTCCGCCGGCTGGCTCTGGCCTGCAGCCGCATCGCCGACCCGCCGGTATGGCTGCTGGACGAGCCGGCGGCCCATCTGGACCGCGACGGGGAGGCGCGGCTGCACGGGTGGCTGGACGAGGCCGCCCGACGGGGCGCGACCGTGCTGGTGGCGACCCACCACCTGGATGGCCTGGACGCCCGCGTGGACCGGGTGGTGGCCCTGGAGGGCGGCCGTGTCGCGGCCGACCTGACCGTCGACGAGCTCGCCCGCCTGCGGTGGGTGGAAGTGGTGCTGCCCGCCCCGGTTCCGGCGGTGGGGTCGGAGGTTGTCGTCCTGGCGGACACCGGGGGGCAGGTGCGGCTACGGGTCCGCGAAACCGATCTCCCCCGGGTGATGGCGGCGGTGGACGGCAGGCCGTTCCGCCTGCGCTCCCCCGGCCTGCGGGAGCTGCTGGTGGAGGCGCGCCGGTGAGGGCGGTCGGAGTCCTGATGCGGTGGGACGCCCGCGCGGTGGTGCGGGACCGCTGGTTCGCCTCGGTGGCGGTCGCTTTCGGAGCCCTGGCCGCGGCGGCGGCTCTGATGGCCCTGGCCGGGGTCGGCATCCAGGGCGTGTCGTCGTTTGACCGGGCGGCGGCGACGCTGATCTCCCTGGCGATGCTGTTCGTGCCCCTGCTGGGGCTGACAGTGGGATGCGGGTGGATCCCCGGACTGCGGGAGAGCGGTGCCCTGGAGATGGTGCTCAGCCAGCCCGTCGGGCGCGGCGATGTGTTCGCCGGCGCGTACCTGGGTGTGGCGTGGGGTCTGGTCGCCGCCACGCTGGTGGGGTTCGGAGGCGCGGGCGTGATCCTGGCGCTGCGGGCCGGACCCGGGGGCGTCGGAGCGTACCTGTGGCTGGTGGGGCTCTCGGCCTTGCTGGCCCTGACCACCCTGTCGGTCGGCTTTGCGCTGTCGGCGCGCGCGCCCACCCGCAGCCGGGCCCTGGGCCAGTCGCTGGTGGCGTGGCTGGCGCTGGTGATCCTCAGCGACCTGGGGGTGCTGACCACGGTGGTGATCCTGCGGCTGCCCCCCGCGGTCGTGTTCGCGCTGGCCGCCGCCAACCCGGTCAGCGCCTTCCGGATCGCGGCCATCGTGGCGGTGACCGGATCCGCCGACCTGACCGGCCCTCTTGGCCAGTATGCCGCGGGGGAGGTGGGCACGGCGGGAGTGGTGGTGCTCCTCGTGGCCGTTCTGGCCGCGTGGGCCATCGGGGGCTACGCGGTGGGGCGACGGCGTTTTGGGGGAATGGTGGAACCGTGACCGCCCGGGCGCTGGTGGCCGCGTGTCTCCTGCTCGCCGCGGGCTGCGCCTCCGGGACGTCCCTGCGGGCGTACGGCGAGGGATGGTCCGCCACGCTCTCCTGGACGCCGCGCCGCCCGGTGGCCCTCCAGCCCGTGGTCCTGCGCCTGCGCCTCACCGGTCCGGCCGACGCTCCCCTGGAAGTGCTCGAGCTGCAGGCGGAGGCGGGGATGCCGGAGATGGATCACGGCGTCGAGGCGGTGGAGTTCCGGCGCATGGCGCCGGGCGTCTACGAGGCCCGCCATGTCTTTTCCATGGACGGGCGGTGGGTGATCCGGATCAGAGGAAAAGCGGGCAGGCCGGACGCCTCTTTTGTGGTCCACGTCGGCCGGTAGCTTATTACGGCGCGCGGGAGGTCTCCCTCCGCAGCAGGAGCCCGCTCCATACCAGCCAGACCACCGCCAGCAGGGCGCTGAGTCCCACCAGCAGACGGCCGGGCACGATCCGGGAGGCCACAAGCAGGGCGCCCCCCAGCATCCCCACGGTGCCGGCGCCGGCGTAGGAGGGCAGCGACCGCATCGCCGACCCCAGCAACAGGACTCCCAGCCCCACGGCCGCCGTGCCCAGCAGGTCCACACTGCCGATCACGCCGGCCAGGGCAAAGAACGCGTGCCGGGCCGCCACCGGATCGGTAGTCTGGAGGCGGGCCAGGGCCGCCACGCCACCCTGCCACAACAGCGCCTCCAGAGCCAGAGCGGCGGTCCCCACCACGGCCAGAGTCCGTCCGAACCGGCCGGCGGCGCCGGCCTCCCGCAGCCGCTCGCCCAGGGCTGTCACGAACGCCAGCGCCAGAAGCGCCGCGACGGCGCCCCCGCCGACGTTGAGCAGGCCGAACAGGACCGGACGCTGCCTGATGAACGGGAGCAGGCTGTCGGGGTTGTAGTGGGGGTAGGGGCCGGGAGGTCCCAGGCCCGCCGCGGGCATGACGACTCCCACAGCCACCGCCACCCACACCAGGGCGGCGGCCGCCAGAACGCCCGCCACCCCGCCCCACCTGTACAACGTCCGCATGTCGGTCCCTCCCGCGCCGGCCTTTCGACGGAGGCCGGCGCTTTTCCCTGGCGGTTATGGCGTCTTGACAGGAAGCCGGATCCGTGGCAAAGTGTGAGATGCCTAAAAGGACCATTTTGGTCCATTCACCCATGACGAGCCCGCTCTTCGGGAGTCCGGTGAGGACACGCCGCCGGAACCGTGAGGGTGTGCGGGACGGCGCCGCCGCAGACATCTGTGCGGCGGCGCTGTGCGTATGCGGCGGGGCGGATGCCGGACCTGCAGGGCGCGGAGGCAGGGAGGGGGGAGAGCGGCCGTGCGGTCTCAACCTCCGGTCTGGCAACGGGTGTTCGACCACATCTGGCTGTGGCTGGTCCTCAGCAACGTGATCTTCTTCATCGCCTACGTGGTCTGGGGCGTCCTGGACGTGCTGCGCATCCCGGCCCGATAGGCGCGGGAGGGGTCGCCGATGGCGGTGGCACCGGAGCGGGTGTACTGGCACGAGCGGGTCAGCCGCCTGGAGCGGATCTGGGTGGCGCTGGCTGTGGTCATGGTGGTGGTGTTCTTCTCGGCCATGATGCTGGTCTGGCACGCGGTGGGCCGGCAGAACACCGAGGGGCGGGCGTTCCGGGTGACCCCTGCGGCCTACAGAGCCCAGGTCGAGGCCTTCGCCCGCCAGTACCAGGTGGGCGAGGAGGCCGGGCGGCCGGTGGTGGAGCCGCCGCCGGGAAGCGACGTGTACATGTACGCCACCCGCTTCGCCTTCTACCCCATCCTGCGGCTGCGGGCGGGCGAGCGCTACACCCTGCACATCGCGTCGCTGGACTACCTCCACGGCTTCTCCATCGCCCATCCCCACCAGTGGAACCTGCAGCTGTACCCCGGGTATGAGTGGGTGCTGCCGTTCACGCCCACCACGCCCGGTGTGTACAACCTGGCGTGCAACGAGTTCTGCGGCCTCGGGCACGAGTTCATGCTGGGCAAGATCGTCGTGGTGGAGAGGTGACCTCCCATGGCCAGCGAGGCGCGTACCTGCGCGGTCACCGGCTTCCGGGTCTACCGGCAGACGGAGAATCTGATCAAGGCCAACGCCGTGGCCGCGGTGGTCTTCCTGCTCATCGGCGGGATCGCCGCCGTTGTGGTCCTGCTGACCCGATGGCTGGGCCTGTTTGCCCCCCGCACCTTCTATCAGTTCATCGCCCTGCACGGCTGGAGCATGCTCATCTTCTGGATCATCTTCTTCGAGGTGGCCATCCTGTACTTCGCCGGCTCGGTGATGCTGAACGCACGCCTGGCCGGGACACGGCTCGCCTGGGGGGCGTTCGGCCTGATGGCGATCGGGGCCGCGATGGTGGAGGCGGCCATCCTGCGCTCGCCTCTGAATCACCTGTCCTTCCAGCCCTATCCGCCCCTGCGGGGGACGTGGGACTTCTACCTGGGCACCGACCTGTTCGCGGTGGGAGCCCTGCTGGCCGTGGCCATCTTCTTTGCCACGGTCTACCGGGCCCGCAAGGAGAAGGCCTCCCAGGGGCCGCTGCCCCTGGTGGTCTACGGGGCGTTTGTCACGGCGGTCCTGGCGGTGGCCACCCTGCTGGTGGGGGCGATGGTCTTCGTCCCCGCCTTCCTGTGGGCGGTGGGCCTGGTCCCGTCCCTGAACCCGTTCGTGTGGAAGCTGGTGTACTGGGGGTACGGCCACCCCTCCCAGCAGATCAACCTGGGCGCCACCATCTCGGTGTGGTACCTGCTGGCGTTCCTCACGGTGGGGGGGACGACGCCCAGCGAGAAGATCTCGCGGTTCGCCTTCGTCCTGTACCTGGTGGCGATCAACCTCGGCTCCGCCCACCACCTGCAGACCGAACCCAGCGGCGCCCTGTCGGTGGGCTGGAAGTGGATCAACACCGGCTACCTGATGCACCTGGCCGTCCTGGGCAGCATGATCCACGCCTTCGCCGTCCCCGGCAGCGTGGAGATCGGCCAGCGGGCGCGGGGCTACGACCGGGGGCTGTTCCAGTGGCTGGCCCGGGGGCCCTGGCGCAACCCGGCCTTCAGCAGCCTGGTCCTGTCGGTGGCGTTGTTCGGCTTTCTGGGCGGGACCACCGGGGTCATCGCCGGCACCGAGCAGCTGAACCTCAAGTGGCACAACACCACCGCCATCATGGGCCACTTCCACGGCGTCGTGGTGGCGGGGACCACGCTGGCGTTCATGGGCCTGACCTACTACGTGCTGCCCCTGATCTTCCGCCGGCGGGTGGTCGCCCCCCGCCTGGCGGCAGTCCAGCCCTGGCTGTTCGGGATCGGGGTGGGCCTGATGGTCCTGGCGTTCCTGCAGCTGGGCGTACGCTTTGGCCTGCCCCGCAAGCAGCCGGACGTGTTCGCCTTCGGTCGGTCGCCGCTGGCCTTCCGGTACCCGCCGGAGGTGTTCGCCCTGCTGACGGTGGCGGGCGTCGGCGGCCTGCTGGCGCTGGCCGGCGGGGCGCTGTTCGTGGCCCTGGTGGTCGGGACGGTCCTGGGAGGGCGCCGGCTCACCGACGAGGAGCTGCGGCGCGAGTACGCC carries:
- a CDS encoding cupredoxin domain-containing protein, producing the protein MALVVLAAVGAAACGGRQAAPPEQPQAQPAAPEEGTVMVTTREFGFTLSATEVPAGRVKFVVRNEGTVEHDFVIVELDKRTSQIRPGQTEELVVDLRPGTYTLVCEVPGHKEAGMTAKLVVR
- the nosZ gene encoding Sec-dependent nitrous-oxide reductase; this translates as MRRHRWLIPGILGLAVALVAAVAGRWGASAGPGQPTLQEVIRARGLTPDQVLAAVQTYVPPGKYDEYLMFSSGGQSGQVLVYGLPSMRLLRVIGVFAPEPWQGYGFSKESREILAGGEGKGESLAWGDTHHPALSETKGEYDGQYLFINDKANARIAVIDLRDFSTKQIVRNPNAYSNHGAVVSPDTDYVLEATQYAAPFPPGYRALSQEAYNQHYRGLVTFWRFDRARGRIDPARSFQIEVPPYWQDLADFGRLESDGWAFINSFNTERAIGGTLDKQPPMEIGASARDVDYLHIINYRRAAELVAQGRARTVNGIKVLSLRDAVEGGVLYFAPEPKSPHGVDVAPRGDYIVVGGKLDPNVTVYSFRKIQQAVRDRAFSGRDPYGVPILAFDRVVAAQVKVGLGPLHTQFDDRGNAYTSLFLDSAVAKWTLGEPYHRGGDAWKLVDTLPVQYNIGHLATVMGDTARPGGKYLVALNKWSVDQYRNVGPLFPQNLQLIDISGEKMRLLSNTPVGLAEPHLAQIIPLERVTSWAVYPQVGINPLTMQPDPQAVTAGKERIERRGRTVEVWMTAMRSHFTPDRIRAKKGDTVIIHITNIERAKDAIHGFAIDRHNINLSLEPGKTETVIFTADRAGVFPFYCTEFCSALHLEMAGYLEVEP
- a CDS encoding cytochrome C, translating into MALAAMRESLARARARSDGRWVRSLAAAALLGLSLLMPYWRVTLYAPQYPGGLRADIYLTRVGGDAREIDILNHYIGMKSLSLAAPLERRLAVPLVLGGVLAVGSAPLFGRLGLLLQAPAVVFPVGVVADLAYWLWRFGHSLDPSAPIRVEPFMPPVIGRGTVMQFTTVAAPRWGFLLAVATAALALYNVVTGWRR
- the nosD gene encoding nitrous oxide reductase family maturation protein NosD; this translates as MTGPLLAAFVAAILAAAGMAPPTAGMPPGDALQTLIDRAPAGAEVLVRGVQSGGVVIRKPLRLVGAPGAAIDAGGRGTVVRVESPGVVVRGLILRGSGSDLNTEDAGVFVGAAGVLIEDVTLEDVLFGLNLKQAHGAVVRRVRMRGKALPLSRRGDAVRLWYSDRVVLTGLEVEALRDVLVWFSRGSVLHGARVRGSRYGVHLMYADEMRVLDSVFEDNAVGAYVMYSTGVRLEGNRFLRHRGPTGVGVALKESDDVVVEGNLLADNHVGLYVDGTPRRDDGIAMVAGNVIAGNRTGIVLLSNASGIAFTGNTIAGNTEQVRVDGGRSPARWAWEGRGNYWSDYAGWDLSKDGVGDVPHAVRRWFEGLADRAPDTRILWGSVAVDALDTAARLLPLFAPEVLVEDPFPLVRPAVPDAFREAQGSVLFAAVAAALTAAGVVMAAGALRPARREIP
- a CDS encoding ABC transporter ATP-binding protein translates to MIEVCDLRVRFGPREVLRGVDLVVPAGQRVAVVGPNGAGKTTLLRALLGLVPAEGTARIGGRDVRSDGPAARALVGYVPQIPAFPATLTIAEVVQMCAELRGVDVDPRAVLETADLAAHASRPVRALSGGMVRRLALACSRIADPPVWLLDEPAAHLDRDGEARLHGWLDEAARRGATVLVATHHLDGLDARVDRVVALEGGRVAADLTVDELARLRWVEVVLPAPVPAVGSEVVVLADTGGQVRLRVRETDLPRVMAAVDGRPFRLRSPGLRELLVEARR
- a CDS encoding ABC transporter permease, whose amino-acid sequence is MRAVGVLMRWDARAVVRDRWFASVAVAFGALAAAAALMALAGVGIQGVSSFDRAAATLISLAMLFVPLLGLTVGCGWIPGLRESGALEMVLSQPVGRGDVFAGAYLGVAWGLVAATLVGFGGAGVILALRAGPGGVGAYLWLVGLSALLALTTLSVGFALSARAPTRSRALGQSLVAWLALVILSDLGVLTTVVILRLPPAVVFALAAANPVSAFRIAAIVAVTGSADLTGPLGQYAAGEVGTAGVVVLLVAVLAAWAIGGYAVGRRRFGGMVEP
- a CDS encoding FixH family protein, producing MTARALVAACLLLAAGCASGTSLRAYGEGWSATLSWTPRRPVALQPVVLRLRLTGPADAPLEVLELQAEAGMPEMDHGVEAVEFRRMAPGVYEARHVFSMDGRWVIRIRGKAGRPDASFVVHVGR
- a CDS encoding cytochrome C oxidase subunit II, translating into MAVAPERVYWHERVSRLERIWVALAVVMVVVFFSAMMLVWHAVGRQNTEGRAFRVTPAAYRAQVEAFARQYQVGEEAGRPVVEPPPGSDVYMYATRFAFYPILRLRAGERYTLHIASLDYLHGFSIAHPHQWNLQLYPGYEWVLPFTPTTPGVYNLACNEFCGLGHEFMLGKIVVVER
- a CDS encoding cbb3-type cytochrome c oxidase subunit I; translation: MASEARTCAVTGFRVYRQTENLIKANAVAAVVFLLIGGIAAVVVLLTRWLGLFAPRTFYQFIALHGWSMLIFWIIFFEVAILYFAGSVMLNARLAGTRLAWGAFGLMAIGAAMVEAAILRSPLNHLSFQPYPPLRGTWDFYLGTDLFAVGALLAVAIFFATVYRARKEKASQGPLPLVVYGAFVTAVLAVATLLVGAMVFVPAFLWAVGLVPSLNPFVWKLVYWGYGHPSQQINLGATISVWYLLAFLTVGGTTPSEKISRFAFVLYLVAINLGSAHHLQTEPSGALSVGWKWINTGYLMHLAVLGSMIHAFAVPGSVEIGQRARGYDRGLFQWLARGPWRNPAFSSLVLSVALFGFLGGTTGVIAGTEQLNLKWHNTTAIMGHFHGVVVAGTTLAFMGLTYYVLPLIFRRRVVAPRLAAVQPWLFGIGVGLMVLAFLQLGVRFGLPRKQPDVFAFGRSPLAFRYPPEVFALLTVAGVGGLLALAGGALFVALVVGTVLGGRRLTDEELRREYAIPQPASNPGHARDVGVRGTFILCLIFAAFFLAMYVANYLNLARAWPIGH